Below is a window of Propionispora hippei DSM 15287 DNA.
TTGCAGCTCTGTAGTGATCTTTTCCGTTTCCATCGCGGCTTCAATTGTATTCAGTAGTAAATGAGCTGTTTGCTCATTTCCAATCTTATAAGCAATAATACTGTTATCGTACAAATCACGAATAACAGACAAATATAATGTGCCTTCACCGGTTAGTATATAAGAAATGTCTGTCACCCATTTGAAATTCGGCCTGTCAGCATAAAAGTCTCTATTTAGAACATTTTCATATCTATGTAATTCATCTCCCATCTTTCGATACTTGCATCGACGACGAATCTCAGACAATAATCCATACTTGTTCATGACTCGTAAAACTGTTTTGATGTTTATTGAGATATTCTTTTTCTTTTTTAGCCATATTTGACGGCAAGAATATGTCTTCTTGCATCGCTCTTGGCACTTTGCAACAAGTACTGCTAGATATGCATGCCTATCTAGGTTATCAATACGTTTAACGAAATCATAGTAGCCACTTTTCAAAACCCCGAAGAAACGGCACATCACCCTAACTGGATACCGATCTTTGGCAAGGTACTTAATTAATGGACTCACCTCCTTCCAGCGATTCGAAGAAAAGAACGCAATAACTCAACTTCCATCTTTAATCTTTTAATTTCTTTTCCTAATTTATCAATGTGTGTATATCTTCTTTTTATCATTAACGACGAACCCCATTCGTAGTTTCATTTTCCTACGAATGGGGGTGTTTTGTCATTGTCCGTTTTTTATGGTTCAGTTCAAATGTAGGGGTTTCGGTTATTTTTAAAACCTTTTCGCAAGCGGCTACTGCCTCATCCACCGAAATCGTTAATAAACACTTTGGAGAAGAACACTTTATTTTTGTTCCGTCACAAGGATGACAAGGATAATCGGGAGCCAGGGTAATGGCATCTTCACAATAGGGTCCCCATTTTTGGGGAGATGTACCACCGTAAATGGCCACCATGGGTATACCGATGGCCGCAGCCATATGTGTTGAGCCAGTATCTATCGTT
It encodes the following:
- a CDS encoding IS3 family transposase; this translates as MSPLIKYLAKDRYPVRVMCRFFGVLKSGYYDFVKRIDNLDRHAYLAVLVAKCQERCKKTYSCRQIWLKKKKNISINIKTVLRVMNKYGLLSEIRRRCKYRKMGDELHRYENVLNRDFYADRPNFKWVTDISYILTGEGTLYLSVIRDLYDNSIIAYKIGNEQTAHLLLNTIEAAMETEKITTELQLHSDQGLQYTSHAYFNLTREYGITPSMSRRGNCYDNAMAENFFGILKSECIYRNRPKTFSTARQIIDEYIHFYNHERIQLKSKLTSCEKRCQFA